GAGCTCCGCCGCTTCGAGAGCGACCGGCCAGAGCATCCGGTCCAGCGCAGCGTGGTCATCATCCCACGCAAGCCGGAGCGGCAACGGCCCGCCCAGCCGCTGGTGGAGGCGCGCAACGCGCAGCTCGTCGTCGAGCACGGCGATGTCTGCAACGTCCGGCTTCCATCCCTCCAGCGACGCACGCAGCAGACGGTACGTCGCCTGGCGCAGCTTCAGTGCGCGGGCCAGCACCGCGGACGCGCGCGGCGGACGTTCGGCCGCGGCGGCGCCGAGCCGGCGCATGTCGGGTCGACGGAGGACTTCCACGAAGACCGCCCATTCGAGCAGCGCGCCGTACGACGTCAGCCATTCGCGCTCCGGCCGGTCCATCCAGTCCCGCCCGCGCGCGGGCCCGGACCGGCCCGCCCACTCGCCCACCGTGTTCACGAAGTCCAGGCAGAGCCGCCCGCCCACGCGCCTGAAGGCCTTTTCGCCAGTCTCGCCCATTTCTCTGCCGTAACCCTTTCGGCCGTGTTGACAGGTTACAGCGGCACCGCGATGCTGTAACCGACAAACAGAATATAATCGGTTACGAGGGAGGGACGCCATGGTGTTTAACGGACGACGTGCCGGCAGCGGGATCGCGCTGGTCGGTGCGCCATCGAGCATCGGGATCCGGCCGTACGACGACAGCGGCATTCCACGCGCGCTGGACCAGGCGCCGTCCGTGCTGCGGTCGCTCGGACTGAAGGACCGCCCCGACGTGGAAGACCTGGGCGACGTCGTCCCGCCGTCGTACGTGGACGTGGTGCGCACGCCGGGCCGTGTTCGCAACGAGGCGGCGCTGGTGCAGTACAGCCGTGCGCTGGCGGAGCGCGTCGCGACTGCGCGCCAGGACGGCCGCTTCGTGCTGCTGCTGGGCGGGGACTGCAGCATCGTGCTGGGCGCACTGCTCGGCGTTGCGCGTGAGGCAGGCGACGTCGGACTCGCGTACATCGATGCGCACTCGGACTTCAACACGCCGACGGAGTCGGTCACGGGATCGGCGGCGGGCATGTGCCTGGCGATGGCCGTCGGTCGTGGTGACACGCCGCTGGCGCAGCTCGGCGATGCACGACCGCTGGTGCGCGGCAGCGACGTCGCACTGATCGGCCCGCGCGACGCCGACGATCCGTACGGCCAGGCGGCACTCGGTCCCGCCGGCGTTCTCAGCATCGACGGCGCCGAGGTCACGACGGATCCCGCCGGTGCAGCGGGCCGCGCACTGGATCGGATCGCACGCGACGACCTGGACGGTTTCTGGATCCACTTCGATGCCGACTTCATGGATCCGTCGGTGATGCCGGCCGTGGATTCGCCGACACCGGGTGGGCCCGACATCGAAACGATCCGGGCTTTGCTCATTCCGCTGGTGACCCACCCGCGCGCGCTCGGAATGCACGTCTCGATCTACGACCCGGGCCTCGACCCGGAGCGCAGTGCGGGCGCAGCGCTGGCGTCGCTGCTGGACCGCGTGCTGTCGGCGCGCATGATGGAGGTGGGCGCATGATCGCGCGGACGTGGCACGGGCGAGTGCCCGCACACCGCGCCGACGAGTATTTCCGCTTCCTGGAGCGCACCGGCCTGGCCGATTACCGGGCAACACCGGGCAACCTTGGCGTGACCGTGCTGCGCACGATCGAGGGCGATGTTGCGCACTTCCGCCTGATCAGCTTCTGGGAGTCGTACGACGCGATCCGCCGCTTCGCAGGCGAGGAGTTGGAGCGGGCGCACTACTACCCCGAGGACGACGACTTCCTGCTGGAAAAGGAGGAGCGCGTCACGCACGAGGAGGTGCTGGTGGTCGCGATAAACGACCGGCCGGTGTCGCCCCGCGTACCGTAGTGGTGTGACTGCGTGAGAATGGATCGGTTCGGCGTGATCCGCGAGAACTGGCACCTCCCGGTTGTCATCAACCGTCCCTTCTCTCTTGTAGGCGCAGGCGGCGCAGCTCTTGTTAGTGGCTTGTGCTGCAGACGGGCGAATCGGTCGAGGGGACGGGCACCCTCGCGATCGCCCGTTTGTGCTGAAGCGTCCCGCTCCATCTTGGAACCTCAGTCGACGGAGGAGCCATGGGCGGACAGACAACTGGTGCGCAACTGGCCTACACACACAAGCAGGCAGCCGGATACGACGAGAAGCGACGGCGGCAGCTGGCATGGCATCGCGAGAACGACCTGGTCCGCAACTGGAGTGAAACGGTCCCGCGTGGCAGTCGTGTGCTGGACATCCCGTGTGGCACCGGTCGCTTGTTTCCCATCTTCTTTGCGCGCGGACTGCAGGTCGTGGGCGCGGACCTGTCGGAAAACATGCTCGCGCAGGTTCCGGATGAATACCGGAGCTCGCGTCTGCTGGAAGGGCTGGACACGGGCGATGCAACGGATCTCGATTATGAGGATCGCTCCTTCGACTACGTGGTGTCTCTCCGGCTTTTTCACCTGGTACGTATACCGAAGGAAGCCCAGCAGACGATGCTGCACGAGTTCACGAGGGTCGCACGGCGCGGCGTCGTTCTCCATGTGCCGCTGCTCGGAAGGTCCACCGCTTCCCGGCTCGTGGATGCCGGCTGGCGTCTGTTCTCGGTGCGCCGGGAGGGCCCGGTTCATTTCACCCGCGTCGCCTGGAAACGCTCGCGAGCACGGGCGCGTGGCAGGGCACGGCAGCGGCGCACGGCGAATGGCGGATTTCGCCCGGTGTGGAAGGGCGGAGTCTGGACGCTGTCGGAGATCGAGCGCGCGTTCAACGAGCGCGGCTTCGAGCTTGCCGAAGCTCATGGCGCGATCAGCCCGTTCAGCTCCAAGAAGATCCTGGTCGCAAACCGCGTGACGTAGCTTCGAGGCTGCTGCGGAGCTGCGAGCGAGAATCGGCCACAGCGCTGGCCATCATATCAGCGATGGTCGCCAGCAGGGGGCGAAGCGGCCGCTTCACACGGCCAGTCCCGTCTCCGATCCGGGATCGCGCTGTCCCGGATCCGGCTTCGGCGTGCGGCGCTGCAGATGTGCCCGCGCGCACTAATCTCCAGCCGCGCACCGACATAGCGGATCGCGGCCGCATGGAACGCGGCCTGCCGCACCGCCTGCGACTGGCCCTTCGCGCCCCCCGAATTTCCCGAGGCAGCCCGTGATCGCACGCATCTCCTGGCTCGACGTCCGGCTCGGCCTGCGCATGCTGGTCCGGCACCCGGCACTGACGATCGTTGGTGGCCTGGGCATGGCCGTGGCCATTGCGATCAGCGTCGGCTTCTTCTCCTTCACGGAGGCGTACGTCTATCCGGACATTCCGCTGCCGGAGGGTGACCGGATCGTCGCGCTCGAGAACCGCGACCTCGTCTCCAACAACGAGGAGCGCCGCTCTCTGCACGACTTCGTGACCTGGCGCGAGGAGCTGCGCACCGTGCAGGACCTTGCCGCGTTCCGCACGGTGCGGCGCAACCTGATCACCGGCGACGCGCCTCCGCTGCTGGTGCCGGTCGCGGAGATGACGGCGGCGGGCTTCGAGGTTGCGCGTGTTCCTCCGCTGTTCGGCCGGTACCTGGTCGAGGGCGACGAGCGGCCCGGCGCACCGGACGTCGTCGTGATCGGCTACGACGTCTGGCAGACGCGCTTCCTCGGCGACCCGAACGTGCTCGGTCGCACGATCCGCCTGGGCGCTGGAGTCCACACGATCGTCGGTGTGATGCCGGCGGACTTCCGGTTCCCGGAGAACCACCAGTACTGGGTACCACTGCGCGCACGCGCGTCCGAGTTCGAGCGGCGCGAAGGCCCCGCACTGTACATCTTCGGACGGCTCGCGCCGGGCGCGTCACTGGCGCGGGCACAGGCGGAGCTGGACGCGATCGGGCAGCGCACGTCCGCGGAGTTCCCGCTGACGCACGCGCAGCTGCGGCCGATGGCAATGCCGTACGTGCACTCGCTGGGCGACATCCAGGGCATCGGCTTCTGGCCCGTCCTGCAGATGAACCTGATGATGAGCCTGCTGCTGGTCGTGATCGCGCTCAACGTCGCGGTGCTCGTGTACGCACGCACGGCGGCGCGCCACCGCGAGATCGCCGTGCGCAGCGCGCTCGGCGCCAGCCGCGGTCGCGTGGTGCTCCAGCTGTTCGTCGAGGCGCTGGTGCTGTCGCTCATCGCCGCGGCCGCAGGACTCGGCCTCGCACAGGCGACGATGCAGCTCGGCATCGGCATCCTGGACATGGAGTTCGATGTCGGCATGCCGTTCTGGATGGACTTCGGCCTGCGCCCCGAAACGATCGTCTTCACGCTGGGCCTCGCCGTCCTTGCCGCCGTCATCGTCGGTGTGCTGCCCGCGCTGCAGGCGACCGGGCCGCGGCTCCAGGCAACGCTGCGCGAAGGAACCGGCGCGAGCATGAAGCTGGGCCGGACCTGGGCGCTGCTGATCGTCATGCAGGTCGCGATCGCCGTCGCCATGCTGCCGGCGGCACTGCACATGGGCTGGAACGAGATCCGCCGCGCCGCGACCAGCACGATCTACCCCGACGACGAATACCTCTACGCGAATGTGCGACCCGAGGAGATCCCGGACGTGGTCGTCGTCGAGGATGAAGCGGACGCAGCGCCCGACAACGAGGAGTTCGGCCGCGACATCGCGGCGCTGATGCGGCGCCTGGAGGCGGAGCCGGCGGTCACCGGCGTGAGCTTCCAGGCATCGTTGCAGGATCGTTCGCATCTGATCCGCGTCGAGGGCGTCGAACCACCGGTCGAGTCCCCGATGGGACACGGTGTGGACGCGATCGGCATGCACCCCGGACTGCTCGAGCTGTACGGTGCACGCGTGCTCGCCGGTCGTACGCTGACCATGGCGGATGCGGACGAAAACGCGAATGCGGTCGTCGTGAATGCGACGTTCGTGCATCGCGTGCTCGGCGATGCAGAGCCGATCGGCCGTCGCATCCGCCACGTGAGCAGCGAAGAACGCGCAGGCGAGACTCCCGTCGGGCCGCCGCAGTGGTTCCAGATCGTCGGCGTCGTCGAGGACCTGGAACGCAATCCCGCGGATCCGGAGGCGGTCCGGCCGCTGGTCGCGTATCCGGTTTCTGCAGAACAGGCGGGCTACGCCAGCGTAATCATGCGGCTGCGCGGCATGGCGCCCGCCGACTTCGCACCGCGCCTGCGCGAGCTCACGGCCGCCGTCGACCCGACGCTGCGCCTCGGCACCGTCCGCTCACTCGCCGACCGCAACCGCCAGCAGCAGCTCGCCGCGCAGCTCGTCGGCCTGGCCGTGGGACTCGTGCTGCTCGTCGTGCTGCTGCTCTCGGCCGCGGGAATTTACGCGATGATGTCGTTCACCGTCACTCAGCGGCGACGCGAGATCGGTATCCGCTCGGCACTCGGTGCAGAACCCGCCACCGTACTGCGCAGCATCTTCGCACGCTCCGCGCTGCACATCGGCGCAGGCGTGTTGCTCGGTGTGGGCATGGCGCTGCTGCTCGAGCGGATGTCGGGTGGTGAGATGATGGGAGGCATGGGCGTGGTGCTGCTGCCGCTGCTCGCGTTGCTGATGACGATCACGGGCATCCTGGCGGCAGTCGGGCCGGCGCGGCGCGGGCTGAAGATCCAGCCGACGGAGGCGCTCAAGGCAGACACATGATCGGGCTACGGCTGTCACGGCGGTGCCTTCGATCACACGCGCCGGAGTCGGCGAGCTGGACCCATGAACGCCGACGCCGTTGCCGGAACGTTCTCCCGACCGACGGCACACCTCCTGCTCCCGTTGCGCACGGGCATTACCGCAACAGCAGGAGGTTTCCAATGGCCAGTGATCGCAGTGTCTATCACGTCGTTCCCAATGCGGACCAGAGCCGCTGGGTGGTGAGTCGCGAGAACGACGACGCGTTCCGCGAAGAGTACGACACGAAGAGCGAAGCCGTCGATGCGGCAAAGACCCGCGCGCGCGGCGAGGAGCCGTCGCCGGTGAAGGTGCACAGCCGTGACGGCAACATGGAGTACGAGAGCACGTACGGCGACGACCCGAGTCGGTCGCCGGGCTGAGGGGCCAGCCGGGGACGGCGTCCCGGGCAATGTCGACTACGGTGAGCACCTGGAGCATCGACCACAGATGCCGATCGAGACGGGAGCCGCTCAGGCACGCACGACTGCGAAGTGCGTGACATTGTCCGGGCGATCGTGCACGTCGCTGGCGAGCACCCGGAGGCAGTAGCGGGCCGCAGTCGCCGGGGGCGAGATCGCCGCGAGCGTCGG
The window above is part of the Longimicrobiales bacterium genome. Proteins encoded here:
- a CDS encoding DUF2188 domain-containing protein; the encoded protein is MASDRSVYHVVPNADQSRWVVSRENDDAFREEYDTKSEAVDAAKTRARGEEPSPVKVHSRDGNMEYESTYGDDPSRSPG
- a CDS encoding CGNR zinc finger domain-containing protein: MGETGEKAFRRVGGRLCLDFVNTVGEWAGRSGPARGRDWMDRPEREWLTSYGALLEWAVFVEVLRRPDMRRLGAAAAERPPRASAVLARALKLRQATYRLLRASLEGWKPDVADIAVLDDELRVARLHQRLGGPLPLRLAWDDDHAALDRMLWPVALEAAELLGSTDLDRVGQCPGDNCGWMFLDESRGRRRRWCDMADCGNVAKVRRFRAREAASR
- a CDS encoding class I SAM-dependent methyltransferase, which gives rise to MGGQTTGAQLAYTHKQAAGYDEKRRRQLAWHRENDLVRNWSETVPRGSRVLDIPCGTGRLFPIFFARGLQVVGADLSENMLAQVPDEYRSSRLLEGLDTGDATDLDYEDRSFDYVVSLRLFHLVRIPKEAQQTMLHEFTRVARRGVVLHVPLLGRSTASRLVDAGWRLFSVRREGPVHFTRVAWKRSRARARGRARQRRTANGGFRPVWKGGVWTLSEIERAFNERGFELAEAHGAISPFSSKKILVANRVT
- a CDS encoding arginase family protein, which produces MVFNGRRAGSGIALVGAPSSIGIRPYDDSGIPRALDQAPSVLRSLGLKDRPDVEDLGDVVPPSYVDVVRTPGRVRNEAALVQYSRALAERVATARQDGRFVLLLGGDCSIVLGALLGVAREAGDVGLAYIDAHSDFNTPTESVTGSAAGMCLAMAVGRGDTPLAQLGDARPLVRGSDVALIGPRDADDPYGQAALGPAGVLSIDGAEVTTDPAGAAGRALDRIARDDLDGFWIHFDADFMDPSVMPAVDSPTPGGPDIETIRALLIPLVTHPRALGMHVSIYDPGLDPERSAGAALASLLDRVLSARMMEVGA
- a CDS encoding ABC transporter permease, whose product is MIARISWLDVRLGLRMLVRHPALTIVGGLGMAVAIAISVGFFSFTEAYVYPDIPLPEGDRIVALENRDLVSNNEERRSLHDFVTWREELRTVQDLAAFRTVRRNLITGDAPPLLVPVAEMTAAGFEVARVPPLFGRYLVEGDERPGAPDVVVIGYDVWQTRFLGDPNVLGRTIRLGAGVHTIVGVMPADFRFPENHQYWVPLRARASEFERREGPALYIFGRLAPGASLARAQAELDAIGQRTSAEFPLTHAQLRPMAMPYVHSLGDIQGIGFWPVLQMNLMMSLLLVVIALNVAVLVYARTAARHREIAVRSALGASRGRVVLQLFVEALVLSLIAAAAGLGLAQATMQLGIGILDMEFDVGMPFWMDFGLRPETIVFTLGLAVLAAVIVGVLPALQATGPRLQATLREGTGASMKLGRTWALLIVMQVAIAVAMLPAALHMGWNEIRRAATSTIYPDDEYLYANVRPEEIPDVVVVEDEADAAPDNEEFGRDIAALMRRLEAEPAVTGVSFQASLQDRSHLIRVEGVEPPVESPMGHGVDAIGMHPGLLELYGARVLAGRTLTMADADENANAVVVNATFVHRVLGDAEPIGRRIRHVSSEERAGETPVGPPQWFQIVGVVEDLERNPADPEAVRPLVAYPVSAEQAGYASVIMRLRGMAPADFAPRLRELTAAVDPTLRLGTVRSLADRNRQQQLAAQLVGLAVGLVLLVVLLLSAAGIYAMMSFTVTQRRREIGIRSALGAEPATVLRSIFARSALHIGAGVLLGVGMALLLERMSGGEMMGGMGVVLLPLLALLMTITGILAAVGPARRGLKIQPTEALKADT